Genomic DNA from Paracoccus aminophilus JCM 7686:
CTGAAGCCAGGGCGCGAAGGCGGCGGCGCGACCCTGAATGGCATAGCCGCCCGCTTTGCCTTGCCATTCGCCCGAAGCGACATAGGCCGCGATATCCGCCGCCGTGAGCGGCCGAAAGCGAACGGTGGTTTCCACCATCCGCTCGCGCAAACGCCCGTCGTGCAGAAGCGCGACCGCGGTCATGACGGCATGACGACGCCCCGACATCAGGCGCAGGAAGGCGCCCGCCTCGGCAGCATTTTCAGGTTTTCCCAGAATGCGCGGACCGACCGCGACCACCGTATCGGCGGACAGGATCGCGCCCTCGGCCGTGCCCTGCAGGGCCTCGGCCTTTTCACGAGCCATGCGGCGGACATAGATCCGCGGCAACTCGCCCTTTGCAGGGGTCTCGTCGATATCGGCGGGCAGAACGAGGTCGGGACGGATGCCGAGCTGGCCAAGCAGCTCCAGCCGGCGCGGGCTCGCGGATCCGAGCGTCAGTTTGGGACGCGGCGCGATGTCACGCGCCAGAGCGGGCGTGGCCATGGCAGCCGCGCGCAGCCCCGTATCACTTGAAGCGGTAATTGATCCGCCCCTTGGTCAGGTCGTAGGTGTTCATTTCGACTTGAACGCGGTCGCCAGCAAGAACCCGGATGCGGTTCTTACGCATCTTGCCTGCCATATGCGCGATGATCTCATGGCCGTTTTCCAGCTCGACCTTGAACGTCGCATTCGGCAAGAGTTCCTTCACGACGCCGGGGAATTCGAGCAGTTCTTCCTTGGCCATGATCTCTCCTGATTAAATAACCCGCATTTCGCGCGGGCGCGAGCTACATGCGACCACCCGGCCCATATTACAAGCGGAATTTGCCCTTCTTCCCGTCAAAGCGCCTGAAAAGACACATTTGCCGGGAATGACGCGGCGATTCCGGCAAAGCCGGAGAGGTCGGTCATGCCTCGCTCAGCTGTATGTAGGGCGGGGCGAGAGATCAGACAAGCCCGGAGTGAAGCTATCGTCTTCGTCGATCGAGAAAGCGTCGCTTTGCGCATTATCCTGTTCTTGATCATTGCTTCGGAAGCTGTCGGGCTC
This window encodes:
- a CDS encoding Maf family protein, whose amino-acid sequence is MATPALARDIAPRPKLTLGSASPRRLELLGQLGIRPDLVLPADIDETPAKGELPRIYVRRMAREKAEALQGTAEGAILSADTVVAVGPRILGKPENAAEAGAFLRLMSGRRHAVMTAVALLHDGRLRERMVETTVRFRPLTAADIAAYVASGEWQGKAGGYAIQGRAAAFAPWLQGSFTAVVGLPLAETATLLASIGIYGDHP
- the infA gene encoding translation initiation factor IF-1, with amino-acid sequence MAKEELLEFPGVVKELLPNATFKVELENGHEIIAHMAGKMRKNRIRVLAGDRVQVEMNTYDLTKGRINYRFK